A DNA window from Selenomonas sp. oral taxon 126 contains the following coding sequences:
- the plsY gene encoding glycerol-3-phosphate 1-O-acyltransferase PlsY: protein MTDYILTAILAYLIGSIPSGLILGKLFWHKDLREHGSHNIGATNAWRTLGKGAGIAVFIADSLKGQAGVALGLVLAGTPLAAVIGGLFAIIGHSFSIFLRFHGGKGVATSLGVLTMLMGDVTFMVFVLWMTIVYMTRYVSLGSVVAGFLTPILAALFAYPMEYILFTVIAAILVIVRHRENIVRLMNGTENKI, encoded by the coding sequence ATGACCGACTATATACTCACGGCAATTCTCGCCTATCTGATCGGCTCGATTCCGAGCGGGCTGATTCTTGGAAAACTCTTCTGGCACAAAGATCTGCGCGAGCATGGGAGTCACAATATCGGTGCAACGAATGCGTGGCGGACGCTGGGGAAGGGCGCCGGCATCGCCGTCTTCATTGCCGACAGCCTCAAGGGGCAGGCGGGTGTTGCACTCGGGCTCGTCCTCGCAGGCACGCCGCTTGCTGCGGTCATCGGCGGGCTCTTTGCCATCATTGGACACAGTTTTTCCATCTTCCTACGCTTTCACGGAGGGAAGGGCGTTGCGACATCGCTCGGCGTTTTGACGATGCTGATGGGGGATGTGACCTTCATGGTCTTCGTCCTCTGGATGACGATTGTCTACATGACGCGCTATGTATCGCTCGGCTCTGTGGTTGCAGGTTTTCTCACGCCCATCCTTGCGGCACTCTTTGCCTATCCGATGGAATACATTCTGTTTACCGTGATTGCTGCGATTCTCGTTATCGTCCGACATCGTGAGAATATTGTGCGCCTGATGAACGGGACAGAGAATAAGATTTGA
- a CDS encoding DUF512 domain-containing protein — MARTYPGIILRVLEGSIAEELELVPGDKILSVNDMPLRDIIDFSFAMADEEIELLVEHADGEQELIAFDKDYDEDFGVEFERAVFDGIRPCANHCYFCFVDMIAPDMRHSLSIKDDDYRLSFLYGNFVTLTNMGAADFSRIERYHLSPLYVSVQCTNPVLRAEMLRYKGAADILGQLAKLEAAGADYHTQVVLCYGLNDGEELERTIRDITARRPHALSLAIVPVGLTKHRSDPFPLVQFDREGAARVIDQVEAWQERMRAEEGRTFIYLGDEFYFLAGREVPSAEMYDGFPQLDNGIGLTRNFIEEWAKAGAAMDEENDEARIAVVSGTAVAPVMEQLARELDPDARRIHVLPVVNEHFGATVNVSGLLTGHDIMQALQSLPHTVDGVLIPASALREGEDVFLDDMSLDAMRASFPSVRIEPVATGRDYREALAAWGAYHRERPSGGYTWQSNAGYTKSAAS, encoded by the coding sequence ATGGCGAGAACGTATCCGGGCATCATCCTGCGCGTGCTGGAGGGGAGCATTGCAGAGGAACTGGAGCTTGTCCCGGGGGATAAAATCCTCTCGGTTAACGATATGCCGCTGCGTGACATCATCGATTTCAGCTTTGCAATGGCGGACGAGGAGATCGAGCTCCTCGTGGAGCATGCGGATGGGGAGCAGGAGCTGATTGCATTCGACAAGGATTACGATGAGGACTTCGGCGTGGAGTTCGAGCGCGCTGTCTTTGACGGGATTCGCCCCTGCGCCAATCACTGTTATTTCTGCTTTGTCGACATGATTGCACCGGATATGCGCCACAGCCTCTCTATCAAGGACGATGACTATCGTCTCTCCTTTCTCTATGGAAATTTTGTGACGCTGACAAATATGGGGGCGGCGGATTTCTCGCGCATAGAGCGCTATCATCTCTCCCCGCTCTACGTATCGGTTCAGTGCACAAATCCCGTATTGCGTGCAGAAATGCTGCGCTATAAGGGTGCGGCGGACATCCTTGGGCAGCTTGCAAAACTCGAGGCGGCGGGCGCAGACTATCATACACAGGTCGTTCTCTGCTACGGACTGAACGACGGGGAGGAATTGGAGCGCACGATTCGCGATATCACAGCGCGCCGTCCTCATGCACTCTCACTTGCCATCGTGCCCGTTGGTCTCACGAAGCACCGTAGTGATCCCTTCCCGCTTGTCCAATTTGACCGAGAGGGCGCTGCGCGCGTGATCGATCAGGTGGAAGCGTGGCAGGAGCGCATGCGTGCGGAGGAGGGGCGCACCTTCATCTATCTCGGCGATGAGTTTTACTTTCTCGCGGGGCGTGAGGTGCCGTCCGCCGAGATGTACGATGGATTCCCGCAGCTTGACAACGGAATCGGACTGACGCGCAATTTCATCGAGGAGTGGGCGAAGGCCGGCGCAGCGATGGATGAGGAGAATGATGAGGCGCGCATTGCGGTCGTCAGCGGTACAGCTGTTGCGCCTGTGATGGAGCAACTGGCGCGCGAACTCGACCCCGATGCACGGCGCATTCATGTGCTTCCTGTCGTGAATGAACACTTCGGTGCGACGGTCAATGTATCGGGGCTTCTGACGGGGCACGATATTATGCAGGCGCTCCAATCCCTTCCGCATACGGTGGATGGGGTGCTGATCCCCGCATCTGCGCTGCGTGAGGGCGAGGATGTCTTTCTCGACGATATGAGTCTCGACGCGATGAGGGCGTCCTTTCCCTCTGTCCGCATCGAGCCCGTGGCGACGGGGCGGGACTATCGGGAGGCGCTTGCTGCATGGGGCGCGTACCATCGCGAGCGCCCGAGCGGCGGCTATACGTGGCAGAGCAATGCGGGCTATACAAAGTCTGCGGCAAGCTAA
- the argC gene encoding N-acetyl-gamma-glutamyl-phosphate reductase: MKASIVGASGYAGEELIRLLHRHPNVEIAHLTSERHTGETLSALYPHLMNIYDNELESMEDVRRIAAGSDVLFIALPHGHAMKIAKSVSDLPLRIIDLGADYRFADTSVYEAWYHVEHIDAGADRAYGLAELYREQVRRARIIGNAGCYTTASILALAPLVKALLVKSDSILVDAVSGVSGAGRAPKESTHYPEFYDSFTAYGAVSHRHTPEIEQALADAGGAAVTINFTPHLAPISRGILATCYATLREGVTPEQVDEAFGAMYADEFFIRLRGRGAYPATKYVRGTNYCDLAWHIDPRTRRVIVFSAIDNLVKGAAGQAVQNMNIAFGLDERAGLDLVPMYP, encoded by the coding sequence ATGAAGGCAAGTATTGTCGGGGCTTCCGGTTATGCCGGAGAAGAGTTGATTCGTCTGCTGCATCGACATCCAAATGTCGAGATTGCACATCTGACCTCGGAGCGTCATACGGGCGAGACACTATCTGCTCTTTATCCACATTTGATGAATATTTATGACAATGAGCTTGAATCCATGGAGGATGTGCGGCGGATTGCCGCAGGTAGCGATGTTCTCTTCATTGCACTGCCGCACGGGCATGCAATGAAGATTGCAAAGAGCGTTTCGGATCTGCCACTGCGCATCATCGATCTGGGCGCGGACTATCGCTTTGCAGATACCTCCGTATACGAGGCGTGGTATCATGTGGAACACATCGACGCAGGTGCAGACCGTGCCTATGGGCTTGCCGAACTCTATCGCGAGCAGGTACGGCGGGCGCGCATCATCGGCAATGCGGGCTGCTATACGACAGCGAGCATCCTCGCGCTTGCTCCGCTTGTGAAGGCGCTGCTCGTAAAGAGCGACAGCATTCTGGTGGATGCTGTGTCGGGTGTGTCGGGCGCGGGACGTGCGCCGAAGGAAAGCACGCACTACCCCGAGTTCTATGACAGCTTTACGGCGTATGGCGCTGTATCGCACCGTCATACGCCCGAGATCGAGCAGGCACTTGCGGATGCGGGCGGCGCTGCGGTCACGATCAATTTCACACCGCATCTCGCACCCATTTCGCGCGGCATCCTCGCGACCTGCTATGCGACGCTGCGTGAGGGCGTGACGCCGGAACAGGTTGATGAAGCGTTCGGAGCGATGTATGCGGATGAGTTCTTTATCCGTCTGCGCGGGCGTGGTGCATATCCAGCGACGAAGTATGTGCGCGGCACGAACTACTGTGACCTCGCGTGGCATATCGACCCGCGCACACGACGCGTCATCGTCTTCTCTGCCATCGACAACCTCGTCAAGGGGGCGGCGGGGCAGGCTGTGCAGAATATGAATATTGCGTTTGGCTTGGATGAGCGTGCGGGGCTCGATCTCGTGCCCATGTATCCATAA
- the der gene encoding ribosome biogenesis GTPase Der: MSKPIVAVVGRPNVGKSTLFNQIGKKRVSIVDDMPGVTRDRIYMDAEWLNHEFTIIDTGGIEFDESDHILRSMRSQAELAMEEADVILFLVDGRAGLTSSDEEVARLLRRTKKPVILAVNKIDSFDRESLIYDFYALGLGDPIPISASNAMNLGDLLDAIVAAFPEEMSDGAESDEIAIAVVGRPNVGKSSLVNRLLGEERVIVSDVPGTTRDAIDTHFTRDGVKYLLIDTAGMRRKGKITLPVERYSVMRSLRAIDRAGVVLMVINAAEGILEQDTKIAGYVHESGKGVIIVVNKWDIFPDKHDKSTLRFTDDLREKLGFLQYAPVLYTSALTGQRVERVTELVKYVAEQQSMRIKTSVLNELIRDAVSVNPPPTKKGKQLKILFVTQVGIAPPTFIVFVNDPELMHFSYLRFIENRLRESFGFEGTPLRLVVRARKEEE, encoded by the coding sequence ATGAGCAAGCCTATTGTGGCGGTCGTCGGACGGCCGAATGTCGGCAAATCGACGCTGTTCAACCAGATCGGCAAGAAGCGCGTTTCGATTGTCGATGATATGCCGGGGGTGACACGCGACCGCATCTATATGGATGCGGAGTGGCTGAATCACGAGTTTACAATTATTGATACGGGGGGCATCGAGTTCGACGAGAGCGACCACATCCTCCGCTCGATGCGCAGTCAGGCAGAGTTGGCGATGGAGGAGGCGGATGTCATCCTCTTTCTCGTCGACGGGCGTGCGGGGCTGACCTCCTCTGACGAGGAGGTGGCACGCCTCCTGCGGCGGACGAAGAAGCCCGTCATCCTTGCAGTCAACAAGATCGACAGCTTTGACCGTGAATCGCTGATCTACGATTTTTATGCACTGGGGCTTGGCGACCCGATTCCCATCTCCGCGTCAAATGCGATGAATCTCGGCGACCTGCTCGACGCGATTGTCGCGGCATTTCCGGAGGAGATGAGCGACGGCGCTGAGTCCGACGAGATTGCAATCGCCGTGGTCGGACGCCCGAACGTCGGCAAGTCCTCACTCGTCAACCGTCTGCTCGGTGAGGAGCGCGTGATTGTCAGCGACGTGCCCGGGACGACGCGGGATGCCATCGACACACATTTCACGCGGGACGGTGTGAAGTATCTGCTCATTGACACGGCAGGGATGCGCCGCAAGGGGAAGATCACACTGCCCGTGGAGCGCTACAGCGTCATGCGCTCCCTGCGCGCAATCGACCGCGCGGGCGTGGTGCTCATGGTCATCAATGCCGCCGAGGGGATTCTCGAGCAGGATACGAAGATCGCGGGCTATGTCCACGAGTCCGGGAAGGGCGTCATCATCGTCGTGAACAAATGGGATATTTTCCCCGATAAGCACGACAAGTCGACGCTTCGTTTCACAGACGATCTGCGCGAGAAGCTGGGCTTCCTGCAATACGCACCTGTGCTATATACCTCGGCACTCACGGGACAGCGCGTCGAGCGCGTGACGGAGCTGGTCAAATACGTTGCGGAGCAGCAGTCCATGCGCATCAAGACGAGCGTGCTCAATGAACTCATCCGCGATGCGGTCTCGGTCAATCCGCCGCCGACGAAGAAGGGGAAGCAGCTCAAGATCCTCTTCGTCACACAGGTGGGGATTGCGCCGCCGACGTTCATCGTGTTTGTGAACGATCCCGAGCTCATGCACTTCTCCTACCTGCGCTTCATTGAGAATCGTCTGCGTGAGAGCTTTGGCTTCGAGGGAACGCCGCTACGCCTCGTCGTGCGTGCGCGCAAGGAGGAGGAATAA
- a CDS encoding ACT domain-containing protein, which produces MKIDMTGVYLVREEILPKAIKKTILAKELINRGEVRTVNEAVEKANLSRSAYYKYKDYVYSFFEATRDKIVTLALLISHRPGTLQDVLRVIAEEGGNVLTINQGLPARGAATVHISLETAKLRSDFQTLLEKVDVVDGVQRLEVIGQA; this is translated from the coding sequence ATGAAAATTGATATGACGGGAGTCTATCTCGTGCGCGAGGAGATTCTGCCGAAAGCAATCAAGAAGACGATTCTCGCCAAGGAACTCATCAATCGCGGTGAAGTGCGGACGGTCAATGAGGCAGTCGAAAAGGCGAATCTCAGCCGCAGCGCGTACTACAAGTACAAGGACTATGTGTATTCGTTCTTTGAGGCGACGCGCGACAAGATCGTCACACTCGCGCTCCTCATCAGCCATCGCCCCGGTACGCTGCAGGATGTTTTGCGCGTCATTGCCGAGGAGGGTGGGAACGTCCTGACGATCAATCAGGGGCTTCCTGCACGGGGGGCGGCAACGGTGCACATCTCGCTCGAGACAGCAAAGCTGCGCAGCGATTTCCAGACCCTGCTCGAAAAGGTGGATGTGGTCGACGGCGTGCAGCGTCTGGAAGTAATTGGACAGGCCTGA
- the thrB gene encoding homoserine kinase yields MNERSIRVRVPATSANLGPGFDALGVACTLYNEMTLTLTHEKGLHISARGEGAAYIPGDERNIVWKSIQYLLQRADRAEEFQGAKIRMNNRIPLSRGLGSSATAIVAGLTAANAIVGSPFSRDDLLQLATDIEGHPDNVAPAIFGGFTVNTVTNGHVECFSFLPRIFMRFVVMVPDFYLSTKSAREVLPAEVPMKDAVFNISHAAMMVAALARGSEKHLGNAFEDALHQNYRASLIPGMFDVFAAAKRAGAYGAVLSGAGPCLIAFVPEHRKCTEEVAAAMQEAFCAHDVEARPLHLRLDTKGARVLRPQQRKR; encoded by the coding sequence ATGAATGAGCGATCCATACGGGTGCGCGTTCCTGCGACAAGTGCGAATCTCGGCCCGGGGTTTGACGCGTTGGGGGTTGCCTGTACGCTGTATAACGAAATGACGCTGACGCTCACGCACGAAAAGGGGCTTCATATCTCTGCGCGCGGCGAAGGCGCGGCGTATATTCCGGGCGATGAGCGCAATATCGTATGGAAATCCATTCAATATCTTCTCCAGCGTGCCGACCGTGCGGAGGAGTTCCAGGGCGCAAAGATCCGCATGAACAATCGGATCCCGCTGTCACGTGGACTCGGCAGCAGTGCAACGGCGATTGTGGCGGGGCTTACTGCGGCAAATGCCATTGTCGGCAGTCCGTTCAGTCGTGATGATCTCCTGCAGCTGGCGACAGACATCGAGGGACATCCCGACAACGTTGCTCCTGCGATTTTCGGCGGCTTTACGGTGAATACCGTGACAAACGGTCATGTGGAATGTTTTTCCTTCCTGCCGCGCATCTTTATGCGTTTTGTCGTTATGGTGCCGGACTTCTATCTCTCGACAAAATCTGCGCGCGAGGTGCTGCCAGCCGAAGTTCCGATGAAGGATGCCGTGTTCAACATCAGTCATGCGGCGATGATGGTTGCGGCGCTCGCACGCGGCTCGGAGAAGCATCTCGGCAATGCCTTTGAGGATGCACTCCATCAGAACTATCGCGCCTCCCTCATCCCGGGCATGTTTGATGTCTTTGCGGCGGCGAAGAGGGCGGGTGCCTATGGCGCGGTCTTGAGCGGGGCAGGCCCCTGCCTCATTGCCTTTGTTCCCGAGCACCGCAAATGCACGGAGGAAGTGGCGGCGGCAATGCAGGAAGCATTCTGCGCGCATGATGTAGAGGCGCGTCCGCTGCACTTGCGTCTCGATACGAAGGGGGCGCGCGTCCTGCGACCGCAGCAGCGAAAGAGATGA
- a CDS encoding homoserine dehydrogenase has product MNTIKIALLGAGTVGSGVVRTLAMNAHTITGRSGAHIEIEKILVRDAKKHRPEAEGIALTDNFDEILNDPEISVVVEVMGGLTPAKDYMLRAMAAGKHVVTANKDVIAEHLAELYAVAAENNVDFLYEASVGGGIPIIKPLKECLTANSISEIMGVVNGTTNYMLTKMTEKHVSYDAVLRRAQEKGYAEANPSADVDGLDAARKAAILASLAFDTVIGFEDVSVEGISHITEDDIEYGLNLGYVIKLLAVGRNTEEGIDVRVHPVFLPKTHPLASVNGVFNAIFVRGNVIGDAMFYGRGAGSLPTASAVVADIIEIARDIVSGTTGRMKYKIGERKKLCPVEKTKSSYYLRLVVADEPGVLGEIATTFGRAGVSLKSVIQARWTENGDAEIVAVTHVVTHAAASAAVEALQALPVVREVRSLIRVADGQEDLL; this is encoded by the coding sequence GTGAATACGATTAAGATTGCACTGCTCGGTGCGGGGACAGTCGGCTCCGGCGTGGTGCGCACGCTTGCGATGAATGCTCATACGATTACGGGACGTAGCGGCGCACATATTGAGATTGAAAAGATTCTCGTGCGCGATGCGAAAAAACATCGTCCCGAGGCTGAGGGCATTGCTCTAACGGACAACTTTGACGAGATCCTGAACGATCCGGAGATTTCGGTGGTCGTCGAGGTGATGGGCGGTCTCACGCCAGCAAAGGACTATATGCTGCGCGCAATGGCGGCGGGAAAGCACGTCGTCACGGCGAATAAGGATGTCATCGCGGAGCATCTTGCCGAGCTCTATGCTGTTGCGGCTGAGAATAATGTCGACTTCCTGTATGAGGCGAGCGTCGGCGGCGGCATTCCCATCATCAAGCCGCTGAAGGAGTGCCTGACGGCGAACAGCATCTCGGAGATCATGGGTGTTGTCAACGGGACGACGAACTATATGCTGACGAAGATGACGGAGAAGCACGTCAGCTATGATGCCGTTCTGCGTCGTGCGCAGGAAAAGGGCTATGCGGAGGCAAACCCATCGGCGGATGTGGATGGTCTCGATGCCGCACGCAAGGCGGCTATTCTCGCCTCACTCGCCTTTGATACCGTCATCGGCTTTGAGGATGTCTCCGTTGAGGGGATTTCACATATCACCGAGGACGACATTGAGTATGGTCTCAATCTAGGTTATGTCATCAAACTCCTCGCAGTCGGGCGCAACACGGAGGAGGGGATTGACGTCCGCGTCCACCCCGTCTTCCTGCCGAAGACGCATCCGCTTGCTTCGGTGAACGGGGTATTCAATGCGATCTTTGTGCGCGGCAATGTCATTGGTGACGCAATGTTCTATGGGCGTGGAGCGGGCTCACTCCCGACGGCGTCGGCGGTGGTTGCGGACATCATCGAGATCGCACGCGATATTGTGTCCGGTACGACGGGCCGCATGAAGTACAAGATCGGGGAGAGAAAGAAGCTCTGTCCGGTGGAGAAGACGAAGTCATCCTACTATCTGCGTCTCGTCGTCGCCGATGAGCCGGGTGTCCTCGGAGAGATTGCAACGACATTCGGGCGTGCGGGAGTCAGCCTCAAGTCCGTCATCCAGGCGCGCTGGACGGAGAACGGGGATGCGGAGATCGTCGCCGTGACCCATGTTGTCACACATGCGGCGGCATCCGCAGCCGTTGAGGCGCTGCAGGCGCTCCCCGTCGTACGTGAGGTGCGCAGCTTGATCCGCGTTGCGGACGGGCAGGAGGATCTGCTATGA
- the rpsA gene encoding 30S ribosomal protein S1, whose amino-acid sequence MKELLEQEDMPDIQERTVVKGEVVQVSRDEAYVDIGYKQEIPVSKRELAVPAPDDARDVVKVGDVIDVYIKSLGGDNGGSLSKVEADKMAAWKVIEEIQEKGETVEAKIAKEVKGGLVAYVMGLRGFIPASQMELHFVKDLAVYVDQTVEAEIIEIDVQKRRLVLSRRRLLERDRAEKEEAVFSAIEPEQVVRGTVKRLVDYGAFIDIGGVDGLAHISDLAWHRVKHPSEVLEVGQELDVFVKSVDRDAKRISLSVKDTLPDPWVEKAEQYAEGDFIEGKIIKLTDFGAFMEIEPGFDGLIPMGELAEKRIERADEAVHTGDVVTVKVLRIDTKRKRISLSITKAKRDADAAEIKKYVDERQAEKAEASENTEGQVEAHLDWLK is encoded by the coding sequence ATGAAGGAACTTTTGGAACAGGAAGATATGCCCGATATCCAGGAGCGTACGGTTGTCAAAGGGGAAGTCGTTCAGGTGTCCCGCGACGAGGCGTATGTCGATATCGGCTACAAGCAGGAGATTCCTGTCTCTAAGAGGGAGCTTGCCGTTCCTGCGCCGGACGATGCACGCGATGTTGTGAAGGTCGGCGATGTGATCGATGTCTATATCAAGTCGCTTGGCGGCGATAACGGCGGCAGCCTCTCGAAGGTAGAAGCCGACAAGATGGCCGCGTGGAAGGTCATCGAGGAGATTCAGGAGAAGGGCGAGACGGTCGAGGCAAAGATCGCAAAAGAGGTCAAGGGCGGCCTCGTCGCCTACGTCATGGGGCTGCGTGGATTCATTCCCGCATCCCAGATGGAGTTGCACTTCGTCAAGGATCTCGCAGTCTATGTCGATCAGACGGTGGAGGCGGAGATCATCGAGATCGACGTCCAGAAGCGCAGACTCGTGCTCTCGCGCCGCAGACTTCTCGAGCGTGACCGCGCAGAGAAGGAGGAGGCTGTGTTCTCGGCAATCGAGCCGGAACAGGTCGTACGCGGTACGGTCAAGCGCCTTGTCGACTATGGTGCATTCATCGATATCGGCGGCGTGGATGGTCTGGCGCATATCTCCGATCTCGCATGGCATCGTGTGAAGCATCCCTCCGAGGTGCTCGAGGTCGGGCAGGAGCTCGATGTCTTTGTCAAGAGCGTTGACCGCGATGCAAAGCGCATCTCCCTCTCGGTGAAGGATACGCTTCCGGATCCGTGGGTGGAGAAGGCGGAGCAGTACGCCGAGGGCGACTTCATCGAAGGCAAGATCATCAAGCTGACGGACTTCGGTGCGTTCATGGAGATCGAGCCGGGCTTTGACGGTCTCATCCCGATGGGTGAGCTCGCCGAGAAGCGCATTGAGCGTGCTGACGAGGCAGTTCATACGGGCGATGTTGTGACGGTCAAGGTTCTCCGCATCGACACGAAGCGCAAGCGCATTTCGCTTTCGATCACCAAGGCGAAGCGTGATGCAGATGCGGCAGAGATCAAGAAGTATGTCGATGAGCGTCAGGCAGAGAAGGCGGAAGCCAGCGAAAATACCGAGGGACAGGTTGAGGCTCATCTCGATTGGTTGAAGTAA
- the argB gene encoding acetylglutamate kinase: MYSDQDKAEILVDALPYIQEFYGTTVVIKYGGNAMINDALKENVMRDVALMKFVGIRPILVHGGGPEITGFLKKVGKESTFVSGLRVTDEETVEIAEMVLDGKLNSEIVGLLNLRGVRAVGLSGKDAGLIKAKKKHATVYENDEARTVDIGYVGEVTEIDTGIIVDLLNQGYVPVIAPIGMGSEGESYNINADYVAAEIAGALCAEKFLLLTDVEGVYKDFGDKSSFLSQLHADEAKEYIRSGVIAGGMIPKVEACLRALEAGAHKTHIIDGRLAHSIILEIFTSRGIGTMVLP; the protein is encoded by the coding sequence ATGTACTCAGATCAGGACAAGGCAGAGATTCTCGTAGATGCGCTCCCGTACATACAGGAATTCTACGGGACGACCGTCGTCATCAAATACGGCGGCAACGCGATGATCAACGACGCGCTGAAGGAAAATGTCATGCGCGACGTGGCACTGATGAAATTTGTCGGCATCCGTCCGATCCTCGTGCATGGCGGCGGGCCTGAGATCACGGGCTTTCTCAAGAAGGTCGGCAAGGAGAGTACCTTTGTCTCGGGGCTGCGCGTGACGGATGAGGAGACGGTGGAGATTGCCGAGATGGTCCTCGACGGCAAGCTGAACTCGGAGATCGTCGGGCTGCTCAATCTGCGCGGTGTGCGCGCGGTCGGACTCAGCGGCAAGGATGCGGGTCTCATCAAGGCGAAGAAGAAGCACGCGACTGTCTATGAAAATGACGAGGCACGTACCGTCGACATCGGCTATGTCGGGGAGGTCACCGAGATCGACACGGGGATCATCGTCGATCTCCTCAATCAGGGCTATGTTCCCGTCATTGCACCCATCGGCATGGGGAGCGAGGGGGAGAGCTACAACATCAATGCGGACTATGTTGCGGCGGAGATTGCGGGTGCGCTGTGCGCGGAGAAATTCCTGCTCCTCACGGATGTCGAGGGAGTCTACAAGGACTTCGGTGACAAGAGCAGCTTCCTCTCGCAGCTTCATGCGGACGAGGCGAAGGAGTATATCCGTAGCGGCGTCATTGCGGGGGGCATGATTCCGAAGGTGGAGGCATGCCTCCGCGCGCTCGAAGCGGGCGCACACAAGACACATATCATCGACGGGCGGCTTGCCCACTCCATCATCTTGGAGA
- the argJ gene encoding bifunctional glutamate N-acetyltransferase/amino-acid acetyltransferase ArgJ yields MFSEESAKLGVTYPKGFQAAGVKAGIKKSGNLDVAVIYSEKEAAVAGTFTKNAVAAAPVHVSKAVVATHTARAIVANAGCANACTGAQGEADAAAMQKIAADALGCGAQDIIVASTGIIGQLLPMDKVEHGIHAAVKELSPHGSMDAGNAIITTDTYSKAGTTSVMLGGKEVRFGTIAKGSGMIRPDMATVLCFITTDADIDGMLLQEALSEVMEYSLNMISIDGDMSTNDMAIVLANGAAGNPKITEKNADYEAFKGALLALCQGISEKIAADGEGATKFITIHVKGAKTFADAKTVGMSVANSPLVKTAFFGEDPNWGRVICAVGYAGVPMDPNRTTVKFGGIPVYAAGVGAAYDADALRAVMTAHDIVIEIDLGDGNVEATVWTCDFSYEYVKINGEYHT; encoded by the coding sequence ATGTTTAGTGAAGAGAGTGCAAAGCTCGGGGTTACCTATCCGAAGGGCTTTCAGGCAGCCGGCGTCAAGGCGGGCATCAAGAAGAGCGGCAACCTCGATGTTGCCGTGATCTACAGTGAAAAGGAAGCCGCCGTTGCGGGAACCTTTACGAAGAACGCTGTTGCGGCTGCGCCCGTACACGTCTCCAAGGCGGTTGTCGCCACGCATACGGCACGCGCCATTGTCGCCAACGCGGGCTGCGCCAATGCGTGCACGGGGGCACAGGGCGAGGCGGATGCCGCCGCCATGCAGAAGATTGCAGCGGATGCGCTCGGCTGCGGCGCACAGGATATCATCGTCGCATCGACGGGCATCATCGGTCAGCTCCTGCCGATGGACAAGGTGGAGCACGGCATCCATGCGGCGGTAAAGGAACTCTCACCGCATGGAAGCATGGATGCAGGCAACGCCATCATCACGACGGATACGTATTCCAAGGCGGGAACAACCTCCGTTATGCTCGGCGGCAAGGAAGTCCGGTTCGGCACCATCGCAAAGGGCTCGGGCATGATTCGCCCCGATATGGCAACGGTACTCTGCTTTATCACAACGGATGCGGATATCGACGGCATGCTCCTGCAGGAAGCGCTTTCCGAGGTTATGGAATACAGCCTCAATATGATCTCGATCGACGGCGACATGAGCACGAACGATATGGCGATTGTGCTTGCGAACGGGGCTGCAGGAAATCCGAAGATCACGGAGAAAAATGCGGACTACGAGGCGTTCAAAGGCGCACTTCTCGCGCTCTGTCAGGGGATCTCGGAGAAGATCGCGGCAGATGGTGAGGGCGCGACGAAATTCATCACCATTCATGTCAAGGGCGCAAAGACTTTTGCCGACGCAAAGACAGTCGGCATGAGCGTGGCGAACAGCCCGCTCGTCAAGACGGCATTCTTCGGTGAGGATCCGAACTGGGGGCGTGTGATCTGCGCGGTTGGCTATGCGGGCGTGCCGATGGATCCGAATCGGACGACGGTGAAGTTCGGCGGCATCCCCGTCTATGCGGCGGGCGTCGGCGCGGCATACGATGCGGATGCGCTGCGCGCGGTGATGACGGCACATGATATCGTCATCGAGATTGACCTTGGGGACGGAAACGTCGAGGCGACGGTCTGGACCTGCGATTTCTCCTATGAATATGTGAAGATCAACGGCGAGTACCACACCTGA